The Solea solea chromosome 15, fSolSol10.1, whole genome shotgun sequence genome segment GCGGGGCTCAGAGTGACGCAGTGGCCGCACAGGGGCCTCGGCGGGGCGGACACATTCAGCAGCTTCTTACCGCAGCGGTGTCTTTGGCGGAGAAGTTGAGAAATTCCGAACATGGAGCAGACGCTGGCTCCATATCTGGTTCGGCCGCCGCCATCTTTCCTCCCAACACGAAAATACAGGTCTGTGGCTGCTGCAAGAAGAACCGGAACTGGAAATGATGAACAGCTGGGAGGGGGGGCGTATTTGAATATTTCTTGTAAACAACAATCatctattttaatcatttattatcatttcagTTTATTGCTTCGCTACGGAAGAGGATCAGGgccacatgtgaaaaaaatgtgaatgttcacaaactaataataataaaagtgaacCCTGAGAGAATAATGCTGGACATCAAATTAAACAGTAGAATCTGACCTAAAAGGCGGTATAAagctattttaaatgtgacaaacacagctcaaataacaactaaataaataactacatATCAAACTTCGTACGGAACCGCTGCGTCAACCCACTCGCCGCATAACGCCGCATTTCTGGATTTAAGGCTCCGACTTAGTCCAGAACCCACTCCATACGACTCAAATGACAGCGGAGACTCCGCTGTTTCTAATGTATACGTCACAGCAGTCTACGACAACGCATTACGAAGATCAGAACCAAggaataaagacaaaataaatcgGTTCGCCAAAAGACAACTTTAAATTGCGCTTACCTTTGATGTTTATCCGTGAAAAGTAGATTTTCCAATGCAAACAAAGCTCTGTCTGGTCGGacggacttcctgtgttacactCAAAACATTCCGGGCGCCTCTAGCTGACGTAAGGACCCTAGAGGAAGCATTACCATATCCAAacaagtaggtccagctgcagacccgcagaccactcaacgaaacgcccctttactcaacgaaacgccccttcactcaacgaaacgcccctttactcaacgaaacgccccttcaaactacacgacactctgattggctctcaagagactgcgtctgaaacgtgatgacgtttactaacgtgatgacgtttactaacgtgataacgtcttcttttattgaaactttatttacacacgcgtatttcacagacacttgttgacaagagacttttatcccggtgtgcgacaggaatagagaagaataaatactcgtgttgacttttatgaacacagaaatgtattttctgtgaaatttgtgaataattaatgtcactttgtaaagtatgaaatgttatagccaaactgctaaaatatataaatgctgattggaaaagttctttgaacatcacgtttacacaatatagtatcacgtttttgtgatataattatcacgtttatgtgatataatgatcacgtttatgtgatataattatcatgtttatacaatataatatcacgtttatacaatataatatcacgtttatgtgatataatatcacgtttatacaatataatatcacgtttatgtgatataattatcacgtttatgtgatataatgatcacgtttatgtgatataattatcatgtttatacaatataatatcacaaattccactttgaacacacactttgaataatttcatttgtttttgcaaacttccaacatcatggcaacctgtatgttacaaaaaggtgtgtttaatataggcctacatttattgaatgtcttattagtctgtagtttgacatgttgttcaactggacagaacaacgattagaactaataaaagtctacttgatcaggtttttaacctgaaagaaaccctccttaaattctgtgctggtgtggtccaggtgATGGTAGACAGATGTTAAGTAGAAGAGATCTGCTGAGtatgtcattaaggagatgtgacctatttccaggaagatatgtgaaacattggtatctgaatcaaacccagccagttggacatcagtaggtcttttgatgaatgtaaaacaaatgcactgaaacccttgattctgcacagaaagttgtttaattttcaaatccatgtaatgaatacaagtgatgaatgatatattttctttattttatacacaacagactatccagcagacacattcactacccaGGGATTACAGGCACCTGAGGAATTCCTCACACTCCAAGGCTTTCTTGTGATTGCTCAGGAAGCTATCCAGTTTCTGCCtcgcttttgaggaaatgtggctctgaagctgttccccaagctgggttatctcgctgacaagacaaaacgatatagcaaaataatgaagtcgttaaagacactcaaatacataataagatataaactgaaaattggattaacagtttcctaaactatccggcttaccttgagtcaaactctgtgccacgcatgtacatctccttggctttgtccagggagatggagtgaacagctccgagggcgtatactgttgcctgtggcatgaagattaagatttaagattgtgttagacagtgaccatgtgttaaaaggagacagacatatgcagtcatataaaacatgtagtctacaaatcagtgtcagtgtgtgagatctcacctctggcaaaaGTACATCCATTACAAACGCCACTGGATCTGCAgacttcttgtctgtctcagtacgttcgagtacttcagacaagaagtgcatgactttgtccacttgttcatcatcttcaaaaagaaggatgaccctgtcctgtttcttggcccaaggagacaccgtgttgcctgtgatgatgttctataaaaattgtataggattttagtttgggtattcatatacaaatacacaaacaccacactaaatgccattgtcactcactttaaggtgttgcagcatgccctgatcctctgtgattacactggttaacagacaacatgcctcgcgtcgcttctgttgggcttgttgggccctttcctaaaattaaattacacataatatgcaacactgaatacatgtgattaagaactttgaataagacattttctttccctgattatttgcacttcctctgataagaggtgtcatcctggctggcaacttgtttggccacagtaacatcactgccctaaatggatatacagataagcctgtctgagaggcaaattgttacattacttctgagaacaatcattattatcaggggcatctataaaaatgcaggaatcttgaaactttttctcaatatctaaattctcaacaagagtgaaaataaaatacacattgacttaagattctacacacatgaagtacagtacacatagatgaaatggctccagcattagtttactttactttacttattttgagtttctgatactcaaatggatgagttgaatagtttgatggtcacagttatccatggtcaggacaaacagaaataacatcacatttcataatacataaggctcatggggaaattaaagcctttcagcgttgaaatgaaaaaatatttgataatttaggacttaccaccgtactccaccattgacctttggtgtccctgcagatgagccacaagctttgcatagctccccttttttgtgcagatcagtgtccgagtcgcatctcctcagctcagggtctgctccttcactgaacgtagtgttgctctataagagaaaatgtaaattaaaattgtattttgtattttttatcatggaaacatttttaatccagaatcaagtagtaatgaactggactgcatttgcctttaagactttccctgtcctaaaatataagcaggctaactgaaataaatcaaatcaaatgacactgttgactgtgattcaacagaacttctaatttctaaacatgaaaaatattattcatcattaaatcttttatcttaacaattgtagaactgaggtcacacgttttcaaatgagcaaagctgtgtgcaacttgtcagagtcatttaaagattaaaaaacagataaatactaatatatagagatcatatagtttatcttatacgtttcttggttgaaaatgagacaatgttatattgtcaatgttataacctgtacctataaataaaagaaaaaaaggaaaaaaagaaaaaaaagggagaaaatcgctgcgtcttgcttgctgttacaatcgctatcgttacagcatgcagacataactggttaataaactgcacttaattgatttaatggatacaaataatgaatattcatccagtgttcaatatcaaaatgtgttttttatccattcttaccttttcctccgtaattttcccgtgtttttcccgtgttactttttcgggttctctcttcatactaggtcaacgtaaacttcatcacgtttcagacgcagtctcttgagagccaatcagagtgtcgtgtagtgtgagggggcgtttcgttgagtaaaggggcgtttcgttgagtgaaggggcgtttcgttgagtaaaggggcgtttcgttgagtggtctgcgggtctgcagctagacccttctctATCCAAACGCAgcaaattcttcttcttcttttctgaggtttaatggcggttggcaaacaacgatttggtgcattaccgccaccatctggtatggactGTGGATCGAAACGTTAAACCaactgaactattacttaaaagtgaaaaaaacaaataataataacaatagtaataataaataaataaataattatatctatttatatacatatagatacagatatacagatatacacactacaaaacacaaaaaaacaacaacctatatacatatacatacaccaattcacacactcacacatcttaTATCCTCCCAATCAACCTTGCAGTAACTGCAGAAACTGCAGTAATATTTTGTAGCACTCACTCCGGTTCTTGCTCAATACCTCCACCAACTCCCATTCCTCATCAATGTCTCTCAGCTTTCTAATCAtcacttctctctccctttgatatttctgacattgtgtaataacatgatgaatggattcctcctgcccacagtgatcacatctgtctgtattgtgtttattgataagaaataatgtgttgtttaatcCCGTATGACCAAATCTGATCCTCGAtattatattttcttctttcctgcttctttccGTGCGCCTAGTTgctcccacttttctttggatactgtaaaaccatctgcctttcctctcctcctcccattgtttttgccatctctcctagtttttgtttaatgatgcagtttatttctgttttgcttaattttattGCTAGATCTATATTTTTATGTCGTGTTGCTGCTTTTGCCACCTTGTCTGCTATTTGGTTCCCTTTAACCCCTGTAATGTGTGCTGGTATCCATAAAGTCCCATCATCTGAattctatataatgtttgttgtatttctataatGAGGTCTTGTCTGCTTTCAGAATGGCTGGATTGTAAACTTATGAGTGATGAACTTGAGTCTGAACAGATGattgttttcagtggttgtATTTCTGCTAATAGAATAGCAGTGAGTTATCCTGTGTACACTGATACATTATCGCTTAATCGTTTCTGttgttaaatgtttgaaattctgGTATGAAGACTCCTATTCCAGTTTtttgatgcatgtgtgtatacttgtatgaTGTATCCATGATAACTGTCTATATAATCTTGTATTACCTGTGGGTTCTGGCTCTGCctatctttgttttccttctctaacCATGTAAGATCTACTATGTGGCATCTGTAAGAATCCATGGTGTTATTGTCGACAGTGGTACTGTTGGGCTAACGCTGTATTGGTCTACTGTAAGCTCTGATGCCGTCTGATTGATTGTCCATCCAAAgctttttctgtttcctttctccttttcccAACATGGTTTTAATGTGTCTTGTGTTGGATGATTCTGATTATGACCCTGTAGTCTGATCCAGTAGTTctggaacccaagtggaaccatgaggctacagggagtggagataaagaaggtggaggatttgaagtatttagggtcaacagtccagagcagtggagattgtggaaaagaggtgaagaaacgtgttcaagctgtttggaatgggtggagaaagtgtcaggggtaatgtgtgataaaagagtatcagccagaatgaaaggaaagatataaaagacagtggtgagacaagcgatgctgtatggtctagagacagtggcactgaggaaaagacaggaagcagagctggaggtagcagagatgaagatgttgaggttctctttgggagtgacgaagatggataggatcaggaatgagtcaatcagaggaacagcacatgttagatgttttggagataaagtcagagaggccagaatgagatggtttggtcatgtacagaggagggatagtgagtatattggtagaaggatgctggggttggaactaacaggcaggaggtctagaggaagaccaaagagaaggtttatggatgtagtgaaagaggacatgaagttagttggaatgagagagggggatacagagaacagggtgatggaggaggttgattcactgtggcgacccctgaagggagcagcccaaaggaaaagaagaagaagaagtctggTCCAGTAGTTCAATGAGTTCTGTATCCTTCTTAATTCTAGTGGCATTTCCCCCATTTCTTCTTGGAGTGCTGATGTCAGGGTTGTTTTAAAAGCTCCTGCGCATAACCTTAGTGCCTGATACTGATGTGTGCTTGCTACAGATCCATACACCACACAGCCATAATCTAGCACTGATCTTAGTAATCCATGATACATGCCCCTTAAAGCATTCCTATCTGCTCCCCATTCCCTACCAACTAAACATCTcattatattcaatattttcttacatttgtccATTCATTTTTGAATATGTAACTTTCTCATCAAACCATATCCCTAATAGTTTAAGTAATTTCACTCTCTTCAACTCGTGATTGTATGGTTTCAGTTTTACTCTATCttctattcttttctttgtaaatatCATCGTCTTTGTTTGATTAACTGAGAATTTGAATCCCCATTTATATGCccattcttctatttttgtAATATCCCCTTGTACCTTATTTACAATGAAATCTATGCGTTTTCCCTCTTCCAAATTGCCCCATCATCTGTGAATAAAGAACATCCAGAATCCTTTTCTATTTCATTCTAAATGTCATTTATCATGATTGTGAGAAAGCCCTAAAGGTAAAGCACCATCTACTGGTCAAAGGCAGTAGCACGGTCTGAACACGTCAGGACATGCCCAGTCACACTGACAGGCAGCAGACCAGACTGCGTGAAGCTGCATGgactttctgtgtgtttccaaCATTATGTGTGCGTTCTTGAGGAAATGTAAGTGTGTTCTGCTTACTAGTTGTggatatttgattattattccTGTTTTGTGTTGCATGGAACAAAATGTGTGAGCTTGAGTGGATAAATGGCTTGTGTCTCAGTAGCGGTTAGCTTTGCCCTTGCTTGCATCGATATTGCAACTgagtttattgtgtttgtgaccATGCTTTAGTAAAAGACGTTTACATGTTAAATTATTCACCGATAATACATTTCTGTTGTTATGCTATTCTTAAGCAGCAATTTGCAGCTGTTAAGAATCGTTTATTGATGTAAGTACAGAATAATATTCTGAGCATTTTGTGACACgttattgtttttctctgatttcagaccacacatgtacacacacatgtatacacacatatatacacacaaactaaaTACACACTACATGTTGCTGTTCAACAATCTTCattaaaagaagacaaagaaaatctcTCTGTCCAAGTGCCTTGATTCTCTAATCGGAATCATAGTCCATTATCCACCGCCTCAACCAGCAATCCTTCTTCTTGAGGCTCAGCCCTCAAACATTGGTCCTTCCAGCCGGATTGAGTGCAACCTAAGAAGAGGATCATGGACGATGCAGCATCAGGCACCTCAGAGCCCCGGAGACGTCCACAGAGAGAGCATCGCTTGCCTGCTTACCTGGAGGACTACCACGTTGGATTCCAGCCATCTGCACACCCAGATTCACCTGCTACTGTTTCCCGCTCTAGCAGCCACCACAGCAGCAACCCGAGCAGGTCATCCAACAGGAGTTCATACACCCAT includes the following:
- the LOC131474225 gene encoding PWWP domain-containing DNA repair factor 3A-like produces the protein MQSLWLICRDTKGQWWSTVERAQQAQQKRREACCLLTSVITEDQGMLQHLKNIITGNTVSPWAKKQDRVILLFEDDEQVDKVMHFLSEVLERTETDKKSADPVAFVMDVLLPEATVYALGAVHSISLDKAKEMYMRGTEFDSSEITQLGEQLQSHISSKARQKLDSFLSNHKKALECEEFLRCL